In a genomic window of Coprococcus eutactus:
- a CDS encoding cysteine hydrolase family protein, producing MDKNKKKTLIVVDMQNDFIDGALGTKEAVAIVENVKNKIKEYADRGDEIIFTRDTHYENYMETNEGKHLPVPHCIEETKGWEIADGLEVPDAIYINKTSFGYTGWGDFDLQDVEMVGLCTDICVVSNALIIKALYPEISVKVDARCCAGVTPESHEAALATMSMCQVDIIR from the coding sequence ATGGACAAAAACAAGAAAAAGACACTTATAGTAGTTGACATGCAGAATGATTTCATCGATGGAGCACTCGGGACAAAGGAGGCTGTTGCCATCGTGGAGAATGTGAAAAATAAGATAAAAGAGTATGCTGACCGCGGGGATGAGATCATCTTCACAAGGGATACGCATTATGAGAACTACATGGAAACCAACGAGGGAAAGCATCTTCCGGTTCCTCACTGTATAGAGGAGACCAAAGGCTGGGAGATCGCAGATGGTCTTGAGGTTCCGGACGCTATATACATCAACAAGACCAGCTTTGGATATACAGGCTGGGGAGACTTTGATCTTCAGGATGTTGAGATGGTCGGACTCTGCACAGACATTTGTGTTGTGTCCAATGCACTCATCATAAAGGCGCTGTACCCTGAGATAAGTGTGAAGGTTGATGCGAGGTGCTGTGCCGGAGTGACGCCGGAGAGTCATGAGGCTGCGCTTGCCACCATGTCGATGTGTCAAGTGGATATAATCAGATAA
- a CDS encoding NUDIX hydrolase: protein MKTYETSDEEKKFFAGYDLTKYDRPSVAADVVVFSVMKDDECKDVRRLQEKKLKILLIRRGGFPYKGCWAMPGGFCKKGEDVIDSARRELCEETGIDDAYVKLVGVYGEPGRDPRGWVISSTYMALMNARACHLKAGDDAQDARWFTVELTDVSTEMSGAGGHSVNEMSTKVSGTGEEIVKNEDEASRKVQNEKRYRLVLKDADSDIKLTAVLRRTDMSSCGRSSDSYDIEECEGLAFDHARIITEAVLGLREDVRRDMKLAFDLLPERFTLTELQNVYEQIWDMELTTPNFRRKIAEYVEETDAYQAGERYRPAKLFRRRTDVR from the coding sequence ATGAAGACATATGAGACGAGTGACGAAGAGAAGAAATTCTTCGCCGGATATGATCTGACGAAATATGACAGGCCATCTGTTGCCGCGGATGTGGTTGTATTTTCAGTTATGAAGGATGACGAGTGCAAGGATGTAAGAAGACTTCAGGAGAAGAAGCTCAAGATACTCCTGATAAGAAGAGGTGGATTTCCATATAAAGGATGCTGGGCTATGCCTGGTGGGTTCTGCAAAAAGGGAGAGGATGTCATAGATTCAGCCAGAAGAGAGCTTTGCGAAGAGACAGGTATAGACGATGCATATGTAAAGCTTGTCGGAGTGTATGGCGAGCCGGGCAGAGATCCGAGAGGCTGGGTCATATCATCAACTTATATGGCACTTATGAATGCCAGAGCCTGTCATCTGAAGGCAGGAGATGATGCACAGGATGCGAGATGGTTTACGGTTGAACTGACAGATGTTTCAACAGAGATGTCAGGTGCAGGTGGACATTCTGTGAACGAGATGTCAACAAAGGTGTCAGGCACAGGCGAAGAAATTGTTAAAAATGAAGATGAAGCTTCACGTAAAGTCCAAAATGAGAAAAGATACAGGCTGGTTCTCAAGGATGCAGATTCTGATATAAAACTTACGGCAGTGTTGCGCAGAACAGATATGAGCTCATGTGGACGAAGCTCGGACAGTTACGATATAGAGGAATGTGAAGGACTGGCATTTGACCATGCAAGGATCATAACAGAAGCGGTGCTCGGACTGCGGGAGGATGTCAGGAGAGACATGAAGCTGGCATTTGACCTGCTGCCGGAGAGATTTACACTTACTGAGCTTCAGAATGTATATGAACAGATATGGGACATGGAACTCACCACACCTAACTTCAGAAGAAAGATTGCGGAATATGTTGAGGAGACTGATGCATATCAGGCCGGTGAGAGATACAGACCTGCCAAATTATTCAGGCGCAGGACAGACGTAAGATAA
- a CDS encoding AAA family ATPase produces the protein MMYRYKVGMYGGSFDPLHIGHIHDIIRAAAMCEELYVMISWCEGRESTSKELRYRWILNSTRHLPNVKIIMIEDKAVSKEEYNTDYYWEKGAQDIKDTIAKPIDAVFCGSDYLGTGRFESLYCPESEIVYFDRAEVPVSSTEIREWATAHWEYIPEVCRDHYVRKVLVVGGESTGKSTLVENLALAYNTNFVREIGRDTCEYAGGEEFMVEDDLVENFIRQKDEVRRAARYSKRLLFVDTDALTTGFYCDLLMDDDEQKRRLTDMADAINATNEWDLVLFLDPDGTDFVQDGTRNEDIMRERRHYSDLLKAWFDRHGVHCETISGDYLDRFNTAKKLIEERLAITTVF, from the coding sequence ATGATGTATAGATATAAGGTAGGAATGTATGGGGGTTCGTTTGATCCACTTCATATAGGGCACATCCATGATATCATACGTGCTGCGGCGATGTGCGAGGAACTGTATGTGATGATAAGCTGGTGCGAGGGCAGAGAGTCTACCTCTAAGGAACTGAGATATCGCTGGATACTCAACAGCACAAGACATCTGCCAAATGTTAAGATAATCATGATAGAGGATAAGGCGGTCTCAAAGGAAGAATATAATACGGATTATTACTGGGAAAAGGGAGCTCAGGATATCAAGGACACGATAGCAAAGCCCATAGATGCAGTGTTCTGTGGTTCGGATTATCTTGGAACCGGCAGATTTGAGAGCCTGTATTGTCCGGAGAGTGAGATCGTGTACTTTGACAGGGCGGAGGTTCCGGTATCCTCGACAGAGATCCGCGAGTGGGCAACGGCACACTGGGAGTATATTCCAGAGGTGTGCAGGGATCACTACGTCAGAAAGGTTCTGGTGGTCGGCGGTGAATCCACAGGAAAATCCACACTGGTTGAGAATCTTGCACTGGCATATAACACGAATTTTGTACGGGAGATAGGGCGTGATACCTGTGAGTACGCGGGTGGCGAGGAGTTCATGGTTGAAGATGATCTGGTGGAGAACTTCATCAGACAGAAGGACGAGGTCCGCAGGGCAGCCAGGTATAGCAAAAGACTGTTGTTTGTGGATACCGATGCGCTGACTACAGGATTCTATTGTGATCTGCTCATGGATGATGACGAACAAAAACGCAGGCTCACGGATATGGCGGATGCGATAAATGCAACAAATGAGTGGGATCTGGTGTTGTTTCTTGATCCTGATGGAACTGATTTTGTTCAGGACGGAACTCGGAATGAGGATATAATGCGGGAGAGAAGACATTACAGTGATTTGCTCAAGGCGTGGTTTGACAGGCATGGAGTACACTGTGAGACGATATCGGGAGATTATCTTGACCGGTTCAACACCGCCAAGAAGCTTATAGAGGAACGACTTGCGATAACCACTGTATTTTAA
- the pnuC gene encoding nicotinamide riboside transporter PnuC, whose amino-acid sequence MTLKEFVRNEIEGWKKLEVAWLLIACAVIVGLSIYWDDTVMGIISSTTGVICVVCTGKGKLSAYIFGLVNTVLYAIISYKAALYGETMLNALYYVPMQFVGFYVWSRHMNNETHEVRKKHMKAVGRIFMVLAVALGTFLYGLLLKRLGDAMPFVDAFTTVSSVVAMVVSVRMFAEQWWIWIVVDVFTIYMWARNFMSGNDNIATLLMWIVYLGNAVIMCVRWEREVRRNRLDEAHVFEDSTAAE is encoded by the coding sequence ATGACTTTGAAAGAATTTGTGAGAAATGAGATAGAGGGCTGGAAGAAGCTGGAGGTCGCCTGGCTGCTTATAGCATGTGCGGTCATCGTGGGACTGTCCATATACTGGGATGATACGGTTATGGGGATCATATCATCAACCACAGGCGTGATCTGTGTGGTATGCACGGGAAAGGGAAAGTTGTCAGCGTACATATTCGGTCTTGTGAATACTGTGCTTTATGCAATCATATCGTATAAGGCGGCGTTGTACGGAGAGACGATGCTCAATGCGCTATATTATGTGCCTATGCAGTTTGTTGGATTCTATGTATGGTCAAGACATATGAACAATGAGACGCATGAGGTCAGAAAGAAACACATGAAGGCAGTGGGCAGGATATTCATGGTGCTGGCGGTGGCACTCGGCACATTCCTATATGGACTACTGTTAAAGAGACTTGGGGATGCTATGCCATTTGTGGATGCATTTACAACAGTTTCATCGGTTGTGGCGATGGTTGTATCTGTAAGGATGTTCGCGGAGCAGTGGTGGATATGGATCGTAGTAGATGTGTTTACAATATATATGTGGGCACGAAACTTTATGAGTGGCAATGACAACATAGCGACGCTGCTCATGTGGATAGTGTACCTTGGAAACGCCGTTATTATGTGCGTCAGATGGGAGCGTGAAGTCAGGAGAAATCGCCTGGACGAAGCACACGTTTTCGAAGACAGTACGGCGGCAGAGTAA
- a CDS encoding sugar transporter, translating to MKSRLTRKEMLPLVGMTVSAFIFNTSEFMPIGLLTDIAKSFSISESKAGMLITVYSWIVMLLSLPLILLVSKIDFRKLFMGTIALFGICQIMSVLAPSYGVLMASRIGVACTHAIFWSIASPVAIRLVNEEHRSFALSMVVTGTSIATIAGLPLGRLVGQYMGWRVTFLIVGIIAFAVLVYMAFVFPKIASGEQFHVKDLPALLKNPVLICLYVQTILFVLGYYTVYSYIEPFMQQVAKLQNNVITIVLLIFGATGLLGSYLFSKLYDRHRFAFIGTVMATLLAWLLLLLPASKSLATMVILCAFWGITAMAFNVTTQSEVIRSVDEKGAAVATAIYSGLFNLGIGGGSWIGGIVCDKGAISYIGFVGAVFAVISVLFFAFVLLRKLRQSVN from the coding sequence ATGAAAAGCAGATTGACGAGAAAAGAAATGCTTCCACTTGTGGGAATGACTGTTTCGGCGTTCATATTCAACACATCGGAGTTTATGCCGATTGGCTTGCTGACCGACATCGCGAAGTCGTTCAGCATATCAGAGTCGAAGGCAGGAATGCTTATAACAGTATATTCATGGATAGTCATGCTGCTGTCCCTCCCACTAATACTTCTGGTGTCGAAGATCGATTTCAGAAAATTGTTCATGGGAACGATCGCATTGTTTGGAATATGTCAGATCATGTCGGTGCTTGCACCGAGCTATGGAGTGCTCATGGCGTCCCGAATCGGTGTTGCCTGCACCCATGCGATATTCTGGTCCATAGCATCGCCGGTGGCGATAAGACTGGTAAATGAGGAACACAGGTCATTTGCACTCAGCATGGTCGTAACAGGAACCTCCATAGCGACCATAGCCGGACTGCCGCTTGGAAGACTTGTGGGACAGTATATGGGATGGAGAGTTACGTTTCTCATTGTCGGAATCATAGCGTTTGCAGTGCTCGTATATATGGCGTTTGTTTTCCCGAAGATAGCGAGCGGAGAGCAGTTCCATGTAAAGGATCTTCCGGCACTCCTGAAGAATCCGGTGCTCATCTGTCTGTATGTCCAGACCATACTTTTTGTGCTTGGATATTACACAGTTTACAGTTATATAGAACCATTCATGCAGCAGGTCGCAAAGCTGCAGAACAATGTCATAACCATAGTGCTCCTGATATTTGGTGCCACGGGACTTCTTGGAAGTTATCTGTTTTCAAAGCTGTATGACAGACATAGATTTGCATTTATAGGTACAGTTATGGCTACGCTTCTTGCATGGTTGCTGCTTTTGCTTCCAGCATCAAAGAGCCTGGCAACTATGGTCATTCTCTGTGCATTCTGGGGAATCACGGCCATGGCGTTTAACGTAACTACTCAGTCGGAGGTCATCAGAAGTGTGGATGAGAAGGGGGCTGCCGTGGCGACAGCCATATATTCCGGACTTTTCAATCTTGGAATCGGAGGTGGAAGCTGGATCGGCGGAATAGTGTGTGACAAAGGTGCGATATCGTATATAGGATTTGTGGGTGCGGTATTTGCGGTTATATCAGTTCTATTCTTTGCATTTGTACTTCTAAGAAAATTGAGACAGAGTGTGAACTGA
- a CDS encoding DegV family protein — MAKYILSCCSTADLSKEHFDKIDVKYICFHYELDGVEHPDDLGQTMPFEEFYRKMTEGAATKTSQVNSDEYYDFWKPYLEQGYDILHLTLSSGISGSINSANIAREDLEEEFPDRKLYVVDSLGASSGYGLIMDTLAGMRDEGKSIDELHDWIEQHKLDLNHWFFSTDLTFYIRGGRISKTAGTVGTILGICPLLNMDDEGRLIPRSKVRGKKKVIQEIVKRMEENAQDGLDYSGKCYISQSACMEDAEAVARLVEERFPKLDGKVEINYIGTTIGSHTGPGTVALFFWGKRRQG, encoded by the coding sequence ATGGCAAAGTATATCTTGAGCTGCTGCTCAACAGCAGATCTTTCAAAGGAGCATTTTGACAAAATAGATGTAAAATATATATGCTTTCACTACGAGCTTGATGGTGTGGAACATCCTGATGATCTGGGACAGACCATGCCATTTGAGGAATTTTACAGAAAGATGACAGAGGGGGCGGCTACGAAGACCTCGCAGGTGAATTCAGATGAATATTATGATTTCTGGAAACCTTATCTTGAACAGGGGTATGACATACTTCACCTGACATTGTCATCGGGAATAAGCGGGTCTATAAACTCTGCAAATATTGCCAGGGAGGATCTGGAGGAAGAATTCCCTGACAGGAAACTCTATGTGGTTGATTCTCTGGGAGCGTCCTCAGGCTATGGGCTCATCATGGACACGCTGGCAGGCATGAGGGATGAAGGCAAGTCCATAGACGAGCTGCATGACTGGATAGAACAGCATAAGCTGGACCTGAACCACTGGTTCTTCTCAACAGATCTCACATTTTATATCAGAGGTGGAAGAATATCCAAGACTGCTGGAACAGTCGGCACAATACTTGGAATATGTCCACTTCTCAACATGGATGACGAGGGCAGGCTGATACCGAGATCAAAGGTAAGAGGCAAAAAGAAGGTTATTCAGGAGATAGTAAAGCGCATGGAGGAGAATGCACAGGATGGGCTTGATTATTCAGGCAAGTGCTATATATCGCAGTCGGCATGTATGGAGGATGCCGAGGCTGTGGCAAGACTTGTCGAGGAGAGATTTCCAAAACTTGACGGCAAGGTGGAGATCAATTATATAGGAACTACCATAGGAAGTCATACAGGACCTGGCACAGTTGCCTTGTTTTTCTGGGGCAAAAGACGTCAAGGGTAG